aAATTGAAGTTAAGCGGTGCCATAAACTGAAGTGATCCATGTTAATTGAAAGTGAAACAATTTTCCTGAACCCAACTTCGTGCTTTGTGAAAATCTTCAAGTTCGATTAAGTTCCACCTCACCAAAGTTCACGTCTTATTTCTTGTGGAATGTTGtctattgcttttttttttcatcccctTACATTAGGAAGCGGGGGCCACCAAGGTGGACATTATTTACTTTAGTTCTTATGGCATCCCATTTGCTCATTTCTAGCGTCAAAGGAACTTATTGTGAATGATCATTTTTTAGGCAGGAGACCAAGGGCGCTTGCCTGTGTTGATTTTAAGCATGAAGGAAAGCAATCCTCAAAGAAGGCCTGCTGTTGTTTTTCTTCATAGTACACATAAGTGCAAGGAGTGGTTGCGGCCATTGCTTGAGGTAGCTACTCTAATGGTCGTTTTCTTGGTTTGtagtcttcttttcttttgcattattttgatttggcATTGGTCAACTTTTTATGCTTGTCTCAGGCATATGCTTCTCGAGGATATATAGCCATTGCCATAGATTCTCGATACCATGGTGAACGTGCCAGCAGTAAAACCACGTACCGAGATGTGCGCATTTTTACacctttattttgtttttcttggacCCAGTTCAATTATTTTCACCATATTTTCTGAATATGCACAACAtctgtttctcttttatatGGCCTTTGGGCTTCTGAAGACAAGCTCGTGACCATAACATATTAATTCTGTCCCATAAGTTGGAGAATTAGTCCATAGCTTCTCATGTGTTTCTGACAAAAAAGTAGAGTGAGCTGAATTAAATATGAAATCCTAGCAGCCGTTGGGCATTGAAACCATATTTCATCTATAAATTTCATCTatactcattttatttgtattcaAATGCAGGCTCTTATTTCATCATGGAAAAAAGGTGATTCAATGCCGTTCATATTTGATACGGTAATTCCTTCATTTACACTGAACTCTTACCTGCTAATAGGAGATCTAATGAGTTTTAGTTAATAGAACCTTTGAGGTTTAGTTGTCGGATGATTTTGGTCCCTAAGAAAGCATAAGCTTTTGATTCTTGCAGGTCTGGGACTTGATAAAACTGGCAGATTATCTAACCCAGAGGGAGGATATAGACCCTGCAAGAATAGGAATCACTGGTGAATCACTTGGAGGTTGGTTGAATGAGGTCTTAAAAGGATGGGACATTAGAAATGATAATTTGACAAGCAAACTCATGTCGGGATTACTGAAACCTCTGAAAATGtgcctattaaaaaaaaaacagtactGAAAAACTCTGAAAACGCaggtatgcatgcatggtatggTGCTGTTGCTGACACTCGCTATGCAGTGGTTGCTCCCATAATTGGTGTTCAGGTGCTGCCTcctattagaaatttaaaagtttACTGGTGTAGCTGATGTTTTTAGTAGCTAGCTGAATTTTGTGCAATGTGAATATAGGGGTTTCGATGGGCCATTGAGAATGATAAGTGGCATGGTCGTGTTGACAGTATAAAGCCTGTTTTTGAGGGTAAGAGATAAACGGACTATATGGGCTACAACTATCGGGAGCAAATTGTGGAttttgtttagtttaaataagATCTACATATGCTAAATGCATATAATATTCAAGTACTGAGCTTCTTAAAGCACACTTGAACTGGATGAGTTTCTTTTGCTACTGTGGTGGTATATTTTGTTCTGATGCCCATATATTTTTTGGTGCAGAAGCACGGATTGATTTAGGCAAGAATGAGATCGACAAAGAAGTAGTGGAGAAGGTTGGCTAGATTATTGTCCAAATTTGTACAGTATACTTGCAGTCCGATTGTTGCTGAGCCTTAATGTCACTTTAGCTTTTTAGTTTTGACTGTTTGAAGCACCTTTTACTTTTGATTAATTTTGCTACTATGCATCTATATTCATTATTGGGTACATCTACTTTTGTACATGTATAATTCGAGCTGTACTACTTAGAATTAGCATTCGATGGAGTCATACATATCATGTTCATTTGCTATGTTCTGTCCTTCAGAAACTGGCTTCCCTGTGGAAATTTTCTCATCTCACTCTGCATTTTAGATTTAATTACATCctgctcttctttttttttggactgGCCAGGTCTGGGATAGGATTGCTCCTGGTCTAGCATCTCACTTTGATTTACATCACACCATTCTGGCTATTGCACCACGTCCTCTGCTGATTGTCAATGGTAACATTTTATCATGccctctgtgtgtgtgtgtgtgtgtgtgtttccgTGTGTGTTGGCTTGTGCACACATATGGTGCCTGGGTGTCTGGAGCCAACCACCTGTTTGGTATGATCATGATTTTATACCTATGATCTTTTAAAGAATCTGGAAGGTCCAAATAACGtgctatatatgaaataatgcaCATGCTCCCAAATTCTGACACACGGTAATCCTTCCTGGCATCAATTTATCTGTAGATTAACTACTTATTCTTACTTTCCTACAAAATTTTACTGGGCTAGGAGGCCATTGGTGCTCTTTGCCAATTTCCCCCTTCAATTGAATTCTCTTTGAGGTTGGTTACCTTTGGTAGTTTGTAATATGTACTTAGTTTGACGTGcttctttttacttttaattttgaaaatttaggtGCAGAAGATCCTCGGTGTCCACTTCCTGGTCTGAAAATTCCTGAATCAAGAGCATGCAAGGTCTATGAAGAGGCCCATTGTTTGGATAAGTTTAAGGTTTGATCAAAGCACCTGGCAAAAGATTATATAGTTGAAAACATATCAGACCATCTTCAAATTAGCTAACACTTCACGAAGACCTTTGAAAGGGAAAGAACTATTATTAttgggtagtgatagggttactactctattactacccatttactactcatagttcatttcaagttttttatttttttatcattttcttttaagtagttttttaacatctttaaccattaagaaaaaaattaaaaaaatatataattttactaataattactttcttaaccattaagtaaaataaagaattaaaaaataattagatataaaatgagtagtaaGAGGGTAGTAAtcatatcattttccattattattttccatAACTGTTGTTATTATCATTGTGGAATATCCTTTGTGGAATGTCATTCACAAAAACACGATCAAGTGTTCTCTTTcctatttcattttcattgaaCTAGACAAACAAAAATGTCATCTCACAATGCATGCATTATTTCAGTATATTTCTATTGTTTCCCTTTTCCTTTATGTATGCCCCGCGGTTTATAATTCTCTTATTGCATTTCCTTGACATGCAGTTGATTGCACAACCTGGAATTGGGCACCAAATGACACCGCTTATGGTAAAAGAAGCTTGTGATTGGCTTGACAGGTTCCTCAAGCAATAAACTGTATTGTCGAAGTACTTCTGTTTGTTGTATCTCATATTCCTCCTTCGACCTGTCTAGTACGTGTTTGGTTCAAATGATGTATGCATTAGAGACCTCGTGTTCAAAAGTCTTGTATGGCATCTGCCACTTATAAAGTTTAGTTATAAAGCTGCATTTCTTTCAATGTCGTGTGAGGAATGCCGATGTTCATATAAAAATTACGCAGCACGGGCAATTCCTCTCTGCAGCTGGAATTGTTGCATGCTTTGTGCATACTGTTCTCTATCAGAAAGCTCGGTTCTCCACCTTATATAGGCACCACTAGATAGTTTTGAAGTGCTTCAAATTAAGATCTTCAAAATTAGATGCAATGTTTATTGTTAGATTTTCCTAACTCCACTCCTGTTGCcggaaaaacaaaaagggaaaaaaaaaaaaaaaaacagaaacagcCTCGCTTTTCGGATTAGCCATGCTCTTCAGTTTCTCCCCGAAAAATATAGAGCTCATGATCCTAAACTTCAAGCTCAAAAGTAGAGCAGAGGCTATCTCACCATGTATCTCCAGTTATTTTAGTCATTTGAACATCAGTATTCCATACCGAGCTTTCAGAGCGGATCAGGCCAAATTGCGTATCGAGGGTTGAGACTCCACAGCCAATTCGGCTTACATGCCATTGTAAGCCAAATGGCGGAAGAAAATTGTTCAAGAGATCTTAGccttgaaagttgcagaaaaaTCTAACTCACAgtctattaattaaaaaaagatgccataatttagaaagaaaacaaaatgcttCCAACCAATTGGAGGGTAATAAAAGTGCAATCTCATAATCTCCATCCTAATCTAACGGGAGgtgtccatttttttctttttctactctACAATGAATGTACAAGATCCCAATGCCAGATAATCAACAGAAATGCAGGCGAAAAgcaagaattatatatattaaaaaattacagaGAAAATAAGCAAGTTAGCAAACCAaaataaatgaacaaaataaaaagtaccAAAACCAGTCATGACTTCACATGCTACCCAGCTCTACCAGGAGTGGGTTTCGTTGACTTCACTTTTGCCATATCAACAAGGTCCCCAAAGAACTTGTCCTCTGGCTTAGAAGGCTTACCAGGTGGGATATAAGATGGAGTAGAAACCTGGTAGGAGTTTCTCAAGCCATTGTTGTCACCGACTGATAATCCGTACATTCTCTGTTCTAGGTATTGCACTCCTTGTGGTTGACCGTAGCCATAACCCGCATATTGGTGGTTCCCATACATTTGTTGAGGGTACATAGATGCCATCTGGGCATTTTGCATGGGCTGTGAAAACATTCCCATGTATGGCCCTCCTTGGATTGGCTGAGAGTGCCAACCCAACTGCTGGCTCTGACCAACCTGATTATTAACTGTCGACAAATGGCTGCTGCTTGTAATTGGCTCGATATACATACCTACCACCTGGTCCTTACTCATTTGTTGAGGCACCAAAGGAGAATGAGCACCACTTGGAGCATGTGTGACAACCATTTGAGTAGCTTGCACTGGTTGAGGGTATTGAGCACCTGTTACTGGAACACTGTTGTCCACTGGCTGAGCTTCCCAAGGTGGTGGTGGTAATGACGCACTGCTTTGAGCACCTGTTCAGAAGCAAGCATTGTAAGCTCCTCACATAACACCACGCAATTACATAACTAAAACAACCAAATAGGACCCAGCCAGCACATCGCTACTTGTTACAAATGCATAAATAATTTCTAGCATAATTGTGATTTGGCATTATGAAGGCGTTTCTGCCTAAAGATGGGAAAATTTGGTGAAAAGAATCCGTGATAAAAGCATACACATTTCTAGCATGCAAAACAGAGAATTAAGCAAGAAGTGCACCATAGACTGGCAAAGGCGGCTGCAGCTGTGGCTGCTGCTGGGCAATTTGGCCATTCCAGGCAGAACCAGCACCTTGCATGTACATCGGCTGCTGCTCATATTGAGATGATCCAACAGCTGGGACACTTCCATTCGAGTAAAATCCACCTTGGGGAGATTGAAAATTCTGCTGCTGTTCGATTTGCGGAGCCAAGGGATTGCCCTGTCTAGTCAAATTGGCAGATTGAGTATTGACAGGATTTGGAGTGTTGTTGGTCTCTGAAAACATGTCAAAAAGAACTAAGGCATTCTGCTGAGAAATAGGACTGGCAGGCTGTTGTCCTACCACAGGAACAAGAGCCAACGGATTTTCTGCCTTTGGTGAGCTATAGTCATCACCACTCAGCAAGTCCATTTTGGGGTCAACTCTTGCTGGAGGAGCTGCAGCATTAGTTGCAGGAGGAGCAGGAAGCAACAGCTGGTTCAGTGGCTGCACCGCTACACTAGTACTTGAGGAGGCTCTGAGGAAAAAAGTTCTGCTCTTAGAGCTCAAGTAAACAGAAGGTATCTAATATTTTACCAAAAACGTATATTCTTTGATGGGAAAATGAAACTCATGCAATTGTACACTGGACCTGTGACATTCACCTCCATCCTTTATTTGTAGGAAGGAGGAGATGGCATTTGCTCAATAGCCagcaa
This genomic interval from Juglans microcarpa x Juglans regia isolate MS1-56 chromosome 4D, Jm3101_v1.0, whole genome shotgun sequence contains the following:
- the LOC121261167 gene encoding TOM1-like protein 9 translates to MVNSMVERATSDMLIGPDWAMNIEICDMLNHDPGQAKDVVKGIKKRLGSKNPKVQLLALTLLETVIKNCGDIVHMHVAEKDVLHEMVKIVKKKPDFNVKEKILILIDTWQEAFGGPRARYPQYYAAYQELLRAGAVFPQRAGSSAPVFTPPQTHPLTSYPHNLRNHDNQQETTESSAESEFPTLSLSEIQNARGIMDVLTEMLSAIEPANKEGLRQDVIVDLVEQCRTYKRRVVHLVNSTSDESLLCQGLALNDDLQRVLTKHEAIASGTSLQIEKPNPEPVRGLVDVDGLLVDTGDKSKQPDGRASSSTSVAVQPLNQLLLPAPPATNAAAPPARVDPKMDLLSGDDYSSPKAENPLALVPVVGQQPASPISQQNALVLFDMFSETNNTPNPVNTQSANLTRQGNPLAPQIEQQQNFQSPQGGFYSNGSVPAVGSSQYEQQPMYMQGAGSAWNGQIAQQQPQLQPPLPVYGAQSSASLPPPPWEAQPVDNSVPVTGAQYPQPVQATQMVVTHAPSGAHSPLVPQQMSKDQVVGMYIEPITSSSHLSTVNNQVGQSQQLGWHSQPIQGGPYMGMFSQPMQNAQMASMYPQQMYGNHQYAGYGYGQPQGVQYLEQRMYGLSVGDNNGLRNSYQVSTPSYIPPGKPSKPEDKFFGDLVDMAKVKSTKPTPGRAG
- the LOC121261171 gene encoding putative hydrolase YtaP; this translates as MVTLAIAGSAASRMEESIDVEKLRLHFLQVLRSRRSTEVPLSVELAKPVANPLYQDATPPPFSEAMECCPKADIDGFKDLLREENLYLITEAGDQGRLPVLILSMKESNPQRRPAVVFLHSTHKCKEWLRPLLEAYASRGYIAIAIDSRYHGERASSKTTYRDALISSWKKGDSMPFIFDTVWDLIKLADYLTQREDIDPARIGITGESLGGMHAWYGAVADTRYAVVAPIIGVQGFRWAIENDKWHGRVDSIKPVFEEARIDLGKNEIDKEVVEKVWDRIAPGLASHFDLHHTILAIAPRPLLIVNGAEDPRCPLPGLKIPESRACKVYEEAHCLDKFKLIAQPGIGHQMTPLMVKEACDWLDRFLKQ